One Vicia villosa cultivar HV-30 ecotype Madison, WI linkage group LG5, Vvil1.0, whole genome shotgun sequence genomic window, CCACCCTGCGTCACCGTAAAAGATATTAGAGCCACCATTCAAGATCATCAGTTCTCCAACTGTATCCATTTCTAGTTCCCAAACGAAACATATTATAAGATTGATTAGGAAACTCTGTGTTAAGCAAAGTGGAGTTCATATCCATTGGGATTGTCAGAGTGTCATTTATTTGTTAAATAATCAAGTGTGTCATgaaagaaccaaacatattgatatGAGGTATCATAATATGAGAGAGTTACTTGCATtagaatatatattatttgaaaataatcatACTTCAGATAATGCAACTAATATATTGACCAAGTCAGTCACAACAGACAATGATGTGATGTCTTCTTGAATTTTTATACTCTTTAGTCTTTACAATGATATTGCATACAcaaatttttctataaaaaaggAGAAGCGTCCTTCATACTCAAGGATCTCGGGTTTTCAAATATACATAAATCTTTTATTAAAACAATCAATAATTGTGTATGGTACAGTTGGTGTTAAATATTTAGCCTATGTTTTGCCATTTGAATATATTACAGTTATTTAATTAAGATACTTACATCGTGGTAGCTGAATCAAAGTGGATCCAAATGCCAATTAATTTCTAAGTTTGTGCAGTCAAGTGAGGTTTTCACTCTATTTAAAGCAGCTTGTCTGTGTTGCAGCAGTGGGCGTGACGGATCTTTGCTTTGCTTGGAGGGTTCTCCATTTTGATTTTTGCGTGGAAGTCTCCGTGTCAAAGCTTTCCATTTCGATTCAAATACACAAGCTACAATAGCAAAGGAAAGCACAAGAAAAATATCAATTTGCATTTCTTAAATCCTCAATATGAcatttaaaaacacaaaaaagaaTAACCTATTGAATTCAGGAAAGATAGATGGATTATAATATTAGCAATTGAGGGTATAGCAAAAGTAGGGCCTGTTTAGAATGTCACAATTGCAATAAGACTTCTAAATTACCAATCATCAATTTATTCAAAGGGGATATCAGATAGTCAACCTCGCGGTAAAGACGCTTATAATGCTAAATgagaaataaaaaatcaacacGGAATCGTCATCTTATTTGACAGCACTTAGCCACAAGATTATGACAGTCGGAAAAGATCATTTCCACTAAtgaaaattgtatttatattcaTCAAACTCATTGCGCTAAGCTACCACTCAAGCACATAACACTAAACCATTTTTATGGCAGGACATCAAGAAATGGTCGAATATCTTCCTCTTTACTTTTTTTAATAGCTCTATTCTAAGTCTTATTGAATAGTGACAGAAAGCAACTAGATTATCATTTAAAGATAGTTGGATTAGAATATTTGGCAAGGATGCCTTACAGGAATTTCAAAATGGGTAGCTAAATAGTAGAGGGAAGAGAAATGTTAGGGCCCGTGACTACCGGGTAATATAAAATAGCTGCCAGTACTATGTCTAAATTGCACAGATAAGACTTCCGAAACTGGGGTGAGTCCCCGTCTCAGTTGATATTATATTCTACGGGAGGTGACTGATGCCGACCCAGAATATTTTGGATGCAGAATATGAGCAGCAGCAGCTCATATGGAATAAATAAGTAACTAACTCTAGAATTAAAGAATTAAAGTTAACAGAAATTTCTAATTAAAGTTTTTGTAATAGTCAAGTTGCACTCCACATTGCCTCTAACATGATTTTTTATATAAGGACCAAACACGTCGAAGTGGATTTTCAGTATATCATAGAAAATGTGCTTGTTGGTTTTATCATCACCAGCTACCTTAATACAATGACTATGTCGCCCATATTATTATCAAGTCCTTAAGGAGTCCCTGAATTGGGTTCATTTGTAACAAGTCTGGTGCATTTAATTTGTATGCTCTTAGAGTGTTATTGTACAACAGTTCATTTAAGGGTAGTGTGGTTGAAAACATACATATGCCTGATTGTATATGTATACTGGACACTACTGTATTCCAATGATAATGCAATAATAGAATGCCATAATTATTTCCCCATTTCAATATATATAAACTACAGTAGAACTTCATCAAGCATTAGGAGATGACTTGTCAAATGTAGCACTCAAATGGACAAGCATCAAGAGAAATGGGAagtattctttaaaaaaaaaaaaagataagcaTAAGCTACAAGAACACAAAAAATAGTCATATATACCTTCACTTCGGTCTGTAAAACCACAAACAATACATGCACAAACCCATGGCCTTCCAGCACGGGAAGCTTTTGCACCACCTTTAAGTTCACCATTATGCTGTCTTAAACTACAACAATAAAGATAAGTACAAATCAAACAGCTATTTCTTTAACTCCAAGGAAAATGGTACACATAAATACTTCATGCACATATCATATCCTTGAGATGAAATCAAGCCGCAGAAACGATCAACAATTAATGGTAATTGAaagaaagattaaaaaaaacacaaatacaAAGCAGGATCCGTTTCATACAATCACAGAaatgcaaaaagaaaaaaagtacaaACTTTCAGCACCAATGGAAAGAGTGGAGATTAGATAACAATTAATTGAACATCGAAATTTACAAAGGTATCTTGAAATTAAGGTTACCGGCGAGGGAAATTGGTTGTGACGCCAACGTATGTTTTGATTGGGAGGTTGGTGGAGAGAATGAGATAAACACACCATGAGTCTGATTTTGGTTTGGCGTTGATTTTGAATTCGGATTTTGTAGGGGAGGAAGATTTGGATGATTTAGGGTTTGGAATTGGGCGTTTGACAGAGCGAAATGTCTGAGATAGCGTTCTCATCATTAATCAAATTTTACCGTTGGAGCTGTTCTTTGCCTCCCCGACCAGCTTTGTGGAAAACAAACAATAAATCCTCCAAAAATAGTTTTGATATTTAAAATTTGGGTCATGCTAAtatgtaggggtggaaataggctaggctaggctttagaagacctcagcctggcctacgataaacttaaaaggcctaagcctgacctaaggcctatcataggctcagttttttggcttgacttggcctttttaaaagtctggcctggcctgaaagcctattaaAAAAGtctgtatctcattaaagttgtcaattaatctatataacttaagaagtcttaTAGGCCgacttatatatacatatataagtcaacctatttagcatttgttatatatatatatatatatatatatatatatatatatatatatatatatatatatatatatatatatatatatatatatatatattgtagtctatttagctttttttttctaatatatatgcatacattaaccaatttatttaacatatctctaatatatatgaaaatataggccggcctataaggcttcataggctttttaatagcctaagcctgacctatttaagaaaataggcttttaaaaaagcctaagcctggcctctttattaaataggcctggcctgacctaggcctatgtaggctgggccgtaggcccctgtaggccggcctggcctattcccacccctactaaTATGtccccttagggcacatgttaaggatattataattagaaaaagttagatataattaaatgcaataaagtcatacTAAAGTTTTGATATattgaatgcacgcgttccaataaaaaatttctataaatatctcattaacttgtgctTTTGTGGCACATGTTAGTTTTTCCCTtaaaattttaatgtattttgcaAATTATATAAATCAACTATTTATTTAAGAATGGAGTGGAAGATGTCAATAATCTcttcctccgtctcataataagtgtcttatttcatttctgcgctattattaaaaaatgattagataggttgattttgatgataaaattaatatcatttactaaaatacccttatttattagAAGTAGTAAAGTCGTTGAATaaggttaaaattaataaataggggtataatagtggaaaaaaaTAATCAATGTTGTATTGGTATAATAAAaagtcatttattttgagacataaaaAATGTGTAAATgagacatttattatgagacagTGAGAGTATCTAATTTACCCTTTAACTTAAATTTCATTTACACTACAAAATAGTAGTACTAATCAATTAAATGTCTCCTTTCATCCAAGAGACACCTAATCTAATAACAATATAAGAAAGTAATATACTAGCAAAATTGCTTACTTATCCTAATAACCCCATTTAATTACCATTATTTTATGCCCTTAAACGTCATTTTAACTAATTAATCATTACtacacttttaaaaataaataatcctacaaataatcatattTAAACCATTCACATCATTATTACTGCAGTAAATACCTCAATTGAAATCATTAGCATTGCACTAATAAATCTTTATTACTTATAAAGATAAAAATACAACGTATTTTGGTTTCCAATGCTAGCATACAGTCATTGAGCCATGTGAAAGAAAGCATAAATCAATTTTGCAAACGTCTTGCGACCTATTTTACTACTCACTGTTTATTGCATTCCAATTTTCCACATTTTGAACACAACAATCACATTATTTTTACGCTTCCAATGTTTCTCACTATTTTTACCTTTTCTCCAATAATAATTTTCATCCACTGCATTGGTGTGGAAGAGTTTCAAattgaaaataagaaaatatatgttttttttattttcttcatctCTGAATCTCAtcattttttacaaaataaaaaattgaatggtGTATAACTTTTCAAATCGGTTTAGGTTGATTACAATCCcttcattttcaattttaattccaGTTGATTTGTTCATTCATCAATGAATTTGTGTGTCAGGGTTTCAAATTGAAAAGGAGCAAAGGtaagattttttattttcttcatctATCAATCTCATCCTTTTTTTTCAAATGggttttgatttcattttttataaaataaaaaattgaatggtGTATAACTTTTCAAATTGGTTTAGGTTGATTACAATCCcttcattttcaattttaattccaGTTGATTTGTTCATTCGTCAATGAATTTGTGTGTCAGGGTTTCAAATTGAAAAGGAGCAAAGGtaagattttttattttcttcatctATCAATCTCATCCTTTTTTTTCAAATGGGTTTTGATTTAATGAGTTCTTTTAGTTTTTGTTGATTAAGATTATGAATTCATTCTTttccaattccaattattttgttCATCCATTAAATGCTTACTTTTTAGAAGATATATGGTTTTTTCAAAGGTAATTTATGTAACATTATAATATTTCTATTTGATTTGGCTTTTAGTCTATTCAATTTCACTGTTTGCGTTATCGATTTTGGTGATCTACTATCAATAACAGAACAATTTTAGTATTGAACTGATGTTATAACTTTTTATTTGATAATCGAAGATGACATTAGAAAAAAAGCACAAGGGGTGCTAACCAACAATTACAAAAAAGAGAGTCAAAGACATCTCCCACATCTCTCATATAACTATGTTTCTATGGATGCACATTTTCAGTTTCTTAAACTCATAACAAGTTAATTACAATCTTACCAGTTTCAACTTCATTGGCTCAGATTGGTAACCTTATATTTTTTATCTCAGCCATCAACATAGATTTAAATAGCTATGATGGTaagattttaaattcaaatatgtCTGTCTTTTGTTATCCTTGCCCTTCTGATGTTTTTGCATCATCAAGTTAtgagaaaaaatattaaaaaatatgacaAACTAATATTTCTTTAAGTATGTTTGTCTCTAATTTATAATATCAACACCGGTCATGCCTTCCATGATTTACAGATAATAAAGTTAATCACTTGCATCCAACTGGtacatgtgaatacaagatcacactcacaaaggtgtttttgatccatggcaaaccccacaagcaaacaagcaacaaggcacaagcagaagaactcaaagaaaagcaagcattggtcactcaagacagagcaggtcgacccactatacatataggtcgactcaatacaagtaaaacaagaagaactcagaaaaacagcagtcaggtcgacctactcccaacccaggtcgacctaaagtggagaaatttacacatccttctgataggtcgacctacacaacaactaggtc contains:
- the LOC131606612 gene encoding structure-specific endonuclease subunit slx1, which encodes MMRTLSQTFRSVKRPIPNPKSSKSSSPTKSEFKINAKPKSDSWCVYLILSTNLPIKTYVGVTTNFPRRLRQHNGELKGGAKASRAGRPWVCACIVCGFTDRSEACVFESKWKALTRRLPRKNQNGEPSKQSKDPSRPLLQHRQAALNRVKTSLDCTNLEINWHLDPL